A segment of the Lycium ferocissimum isolate CSIRO_LF1 chromosome 5, AGI_CSIRO_Lferr_CH_V1, whole genome shotgun sequence genome:
GGTTCCTCCTTTGATCAGTTGCCTGAAATTCGTGGACATTAGGCTTAATCCTCAGTCTTTGGATCTCCCACACACTTTATTGATAACTAATATGCAAATGCTGTCGACCGTAGTGATCTTAGTTCTATCTCAATCATATTTTTGGTTCACACAGGAATCTAGTCATGCAGTCTATACGTTGTCATCGGATTCTGAGTCTCCTCATGATGGCAGTTCTATAAAAGTGGAGGAAGTCCTTGACAGAGAGTTGCTTATGCACGATGCTAAGGctacaaaaaaagaagaaaatgatgtACTGTCTAAGCAAAAATCTCCTAAGAAAAAAACGAAGAAAGAGGAACAGGGAAAGCAGATAAAACCAGAGAATCAGCTGAATGAAGGTAAGCCGGCTATTTCTAGCTGCTGAATTCTAACCATATGACTTAATATATTAGTGGTGAATGGATCTCAAAACTTTTGAAGCAAATGTATGTTTAACCTTAAATTATGGTTCTGCTCTCTTTATCTTGTAGAGTTGTTGATTTTCCtgacattttatttatttttctttgtaatGTGTTGTTTGAACTTGGTATAGAGAAGGAAGACATGGATGTTGTGGAGGAAAATATTCCAGAGAAACAATGCGGACCAAATGTGAGAAACTTTAGTAATCCTTGATGGACCTTGTATATGTTGACTGTTCACTGATTCAATTTTATGATTATTGTGTGTAGTTGTCATCTTCAAGGCTGCCTTTGGTGCTTCCCGAGAAAGTACAAAGGACAAAGGTAAAGTAATCAAAGTGTAGTGACTATCTTGGTATGGAGGTGATTACTATGGTTTGTCTGATTGtctctttattcttttccttctcaaatcagctaattaGTTCGGAGATTCCTAGTTTGCACCccctttctaattttttttttttttttggccaaccGAGCAGTATCTATTTAAATGTCAGAGAAAGAGGACATGGTGGCTTATTCCAGTTTGGCATCTAAAAAATTCACCATACCATGTTTTCCCAAAACAAAATTGTTTAGGTCACACTAGTTGAATTCTCCCATCTACCTGAGCTTTTTGTGGGCAGAGTTACCTTATTTGTGTTGGTGAGAGATAGCAGGTATATGGTGAATTAGTTGAGGTGTGCGCCAATTAGCAACACTGttgtcaaaaataaataaaaaaagtcgTGTTTAGGCATTAGCAAGCTGGCACTTCTATGGATTTTGATCAAGTTAGATGTTGTTGCTACAACTAATGGATTTTTAAGTTTGTACTTGTATTtgtttttgttccttttttcccCAGTCCGTTCCGTTATTTTCTGCTAAACGTTTTCAAGGTTTGCATCACTTTGATATAGGCACTTGTGGAGTGTGAAGGTGATTCCGTAGATCTGAGTGGTGATGTGGGTGCTGTTGGGAGGATAATTATTTCAGATGGTCCATCAGGAAACCGTGAAATGCTTCTCGATTTGAAAGGTATACACATGTTTCTCAAACCTTTGTTTACCAAATTCTTACAAAGTCCTAGTTGTGATTGCTTTTTAATATGTTCCAAACAATGAAATAGCTCATCACTATCATTCTGGTATGAGaacaagttgataacttgaaACAATATGCTATCATATTACTTTAGCACAAATGTCTACAGCACATAAAAACCCAAGCACATGTTTTGCTTTAGGTTTGAGAATTGAGACTAgcaatttccaaaaaaaattcttgcgATCTTATTTAATATGGTTAAGATGAAATTTTATATGAACGCTTTAGTTATTTTGTGTCTCAGGAACCATATATAAAACGACAATATTGCCTTCCAGGACGTTTTGTGTGGTATGGCACTCTTGTCTCAAGCAATTATTTGCTGTCTTTACCTATCCCCCTGCCGCTCACACACACCTTCTTATATGTAGATCTAATATAATTTTGCCCTTTTGTAGGTAAGCTTTGGACCATCAGAAGCAAAGGTTTGTTTCTCTCTTGTTTACTGATTGATCTGCTGTTTCTATCCATGGTGAAGAAATTGGAGAGATGATGATCTTTTTTAGATTTGCTATTCTGACGCCAGTGTACTGTCAGTCTCATTTTACTTCCCAATTTATCGAAGTTTGTTGTACAATCTTTTATTAATTGATGATTATGTGCTCTCTGATCAGGTGGAGGCCATCATGAATGACTTCATACAActgaaatcacaatcaaatgtTTACGATGCTGAAACCATGGTTGAAGGTCGAGATTCTATCTGATATATCTATTTTTGTAGCAAGTAGATTTCAACTTTCTTTTTATTGTTTCTCTTTGGCAATGAAGCCATTTACAGT
Coding sequences within it:
- the LOC132056300 gene encoding DNA-binding protein BIN4; this encodes MSESREESPDWLRTFQAPAPITLSSGSDSPLDNNSDDDDSINLSKLFQKDKPSLSEAKSSQDGHESQPTKMSEVNSPIKNEKVVRTPTRKRKTESQSEKEGKRTDKVFTKRRALEKSFTDKESSHAVYTLSSDSESPHDGSSIKVEEVLDRELLMHDAKATKKEENDVLSKQKSPKKKTKKEEQGKQIKPENQLNEEKEDMDVVEENIPEKQCGPNLSSSRLPLVLPEKVQRTKALVECEGDSVDLSGDVGAVGRIIISDGPSGNREMLLDLKGTIYKTTILPSRTFCVVSFGPSEAKVEAIMNDFIQLKSQSNVYDAETMVEGTLDGFTFDSDEEAENLPRPASQGDQNENVDHQNGNVKAKAKKASAMEQKKGKKGTKMPKKVKKKPQVQKKSKSKK